From Fusarium fujikuroi IMI 58289 draft genome, chromosome FFUJ_chr07, a single genomic window includes:
- a CDS encoding related to vegetatible incompatibility protein HET-E-1, which yields MSDGIHMQKAVNAGHIEIAQQINNLCDADGRKDSCLEDLYITDPVADKKRIEDDKGGLLKDCYKWILENDNFAKWRDDPEQHLLWVRGDPGKGKTMLLAGLITELEKASHDSVFYFFCQATQPLLRTASYVLRGLIWSIVCKRPALKSYVRREYDQADSSVFTNHNAWYALSGILTSILEDEISTDFIVVIDALDECTEGREKLIGYISQCSVSCKAKWVISSRNWLDIESHLDATESHVRLHLELNHASISNAVLKFVESKVTQLNSTYNQSTRAQIRKHLLDNANDTFLWVALVCQELEKPGVKHYHSSSILRRFPAGLNELYERMISDINDRDMEWCRAILAVVAVALRPLSLQELAAADETLTEWIEDKDTLSSLVTSCGSLLTIRGDKVYTVHQSVNDFLPKAPKILPSGVGHQHYSIFNCSINIMHNRLHRNVYGLKDSCVVVDDIPILPAAPLTIAGYACVYWVDHFCAWLLAEKPHKNSLCYSMISQFLEKKYLYWLEAMSLLRCTSEAIKAMRRLEEQLVSSGVSKKFNRRLTIPQKNGGPDELKLLVNDAARFAITHRAIMDAAPLQLYDSALIFTPQLRKIKTCFSQEISRSINIFSPDFQRWDACLQTILDAAYDRGGKSTCEFSPDGRQIATINRKADRLLLIDISTGGLVKSIESPRGRLQRFTFHPSGDSLVTLSIVEEKELNLSFFHLPDGKFIKSFTVGKHVMSFFLCYSADGELLALPSKSDAVDEVDIWNPGAVNTVDIWNPAGKTKLNGFCKNKNSIQYVFWILIPSHPKALLIIGGNDITIWGLDTKHHVSKLMSMTDLAAINAAAVSRDRTCCVIFLSDLELVLYSWGSHITVQKIMRLDRTRIIHDVSWVADDRLIALCGLFGMEIWDWKAKKLVAQVQCYAIEKIYCGKNGQLASMGYGIGILKIWNLDALLSYPELTIQQSTSRVRSFITSPSGKVAFISGNEEGEMLSIAVNGRFHHLPKTLQNSSQQSYWSTQLLAFGHNDYFSAATDHGSIHIFRFDHETGRYYCEWRISTSEFVHTTQFWGQELIIRSQGGTHPYINFWDLKTGKCSRRVSLPCSELSEVSTITSDGRIACETDRSHIVIWDIMCRKETQRFDLRVENLDPVFISAISIGYSLLAISASEWDRDRAFIVIGNTEDGTWIRRYSVSGFVTTLTFLTPELLDTEVGVLKCVMERGSSEDIPTVAAEDHWDPRYFSLSYSESEAWLMKGSRKILWIPRQDVNRELFSIQTDLEAGKSTVTLVHDGCLFILTIEIDSI from the exons ATGAGCGACGGAATACACATGCAAAAGGCTGTAAACGCCGGTCATATTGAGATCGCCCAGCAGATCAATAATCTGTGTGACGCAGAT GGAAGAAAGGACTCATGCCTTGAAGATCTCTACATCACGGACCCTGTTGCCGATAAAAAACGCATAGAAGATGATAAAGGCGGTCTGCTCAAAGACTGTTACAAATGGATTCTGGAAAATGACAATTTCGCGAAATGGCGAGACGATCCAGAACAACATTTACTCTGGGTCAGAGGCGACCCTGGAAAAGGCAAGACGATGCTTTTAGCTGGGCTCATTACAGAGTTAGAGAAAGCCTCACATGACAGTGTCTTTTACTTCTTCTGCCAAGCCACACAACCTCTCTTGCGAACTGCATCATATGTGCTTCGCGGTCTCATTTGGTCTATCGTTTGCAAGCGACCAGCTTTGAAATCCTATGTTCGAAGGGAATATGATCAAGCTGATTCAAGTGTTTTCACCAATCATAATGCATGGTACGCATTGTCAGGGATCCTTACCTCTATTCTAGAAGATGAGATATCTACCGatttcatcgtcgtcattgaTGCTTTGGATGAGTGCACCGAAGGTCGCGAGAAGCTCATTGGCTATATCAGCCAGTGTTCAGTATCATGCAAAGCCAAATGGGTTATCTCTAGCCGCAATTGGCTTGACATCGAATCACACCTTGATGCCACGGAAAGTCATGTTCGATTGCACCTCGAACTCAACCACGCCTCGATCTCCAATGCTGTCCTCAAATTTGTTGAAAGCAAGGTCACCCAGCTCAATTCAACCTACAACCAGTCTACTCGAGCCCAAATTCGCAAACACCTTCTTGATAATGCGAATGACACCTTCCTTTGGGTCGCTTTGGTTTGTCAAGAACTGGAAAAGCCTGGTGTCAAACATTACCACAGCTCCAGCATCTTAAGGCGCTTCCCCGCTGGACTGAATGAGCTATACGAAAGGATGATTAGCGACATCAACGACAGAGACATGGAGTGGTGTAGAGCTATCCTTGCCGTCGTAGCTGTCGCTCTACGGCCTTTGAGTCTACAAGAGCTAGCCGCAGCTGACGAAACACTTACTGAGTGGATTGAAGATAAAGATACCCTATCGAGCCTTGTCACCTCGTGTGGCTCCCTCCTAACAATCAGAGGAGATAAAGTCTACACTGTCCATCAGTCGGTCAACGATTTCTTACCCAAGGCACCCAAGATCTTACCGTCAGGTGTAGGACACCAGCATTATTCTATCTTCAACTGTAGCATAAATATCATGCACAACAGACTCCATCGGAATGTATACGGACTCAAAGACAGTTGTGTTGTGGTCGATGACATTCCCATTTTACCAGCTGCCCCTCTGACTATTGCTGGATATGCCTGCGTCTACTGGGTTGATCACTTTTGTGCCTGGCTTCTGGCCGAAAAGCCACATAAAAACAGTTTGTGTTATAGCATGATAAGCCaattcttggagaagaagtaccTCTACTGGCTTGAGGCAATGAGTCTATTGCGGTGTACCTCAGAGGCAATCAAGGCAATGCGGAGATTGGAAGAACAGTTGGTAAGCAGTGGTGTCTCGAAAAAGTTCAATCGGCGGCTAACCATTCCACAGAAGAACGGAGGTCCCGACGAGCTGAAGCTTCTGGTCAACGATGCTGCACGTTTCGCTATTACGCACAGAGCCATCATGGATGCTGCACCACTTCAACTCTATGACTCCGCTTTGATATTCACTCCCCAACTGAGAAAGATCAAAACATGCTTTAGTCAGGAAATCAGCAGATCCATAAATATATTCTCTCCTGACTTCCAACGTTGGGACGCCTGCCTTCAGACTATTCTAGATGCAGCATATGATCGAGGAGGCAAGTCTACGTGTGAATTTTCGCCTGATGGTCGACAAATTGCAACTATCAATAGAAAAGCTGATAGACTACTCCTGATTGATATTTCCACTGGTGGCCTTGTTAAATCGATCGAGTCTCCTAGAGGTCGCCTGCAAAGATTTACTTTCCATCCAAGTGGAGATTCACTGGTCACATTATCTATCGTCGAAGAAAAGGAACTaaatctttctttctttcatctGCCTGACGGGAAATTCATTAAATCTTTCACAGTTGGCAAACATGTTATGTCCTTCTTTCTATGCTACTCCGCAGATGGAGAATTACTTGCTTTACCGTCAAAATCCGACGccgttgatgaagttgatatTTGGAATCCAGGCGCCGTTAATACAGTTGATATTTGGAACCCGGCAGGCAAAACAAAATTGAACGGCTTTTGTAAAAACAAAAACAGTATCCAATATGTGTTTTGGATTCTTATTCCTTCGCATCCAAAGGCTCTCTTGATTATAGGGGGTAACGATATTACTATTTGGGGTCTTGATACAAAACATCATGTGTCCAAGCTAATGTCGATGACGGACCTAGCTGCAATCAACGCTGCCGCGGTTAGCCGTGATCGGACATGCTGTGTAATATTCCTCAGTGATCTAGAGCTCGTATTATACTCCTGGGGTTCACACATAACGGTACAGAAGATTATGCGACTTGATCGGACCAGGATCATACATGATGTATCATGGGTAGCTGATGACCGTTTAATAGCCCTTTGTGGTCTCTTTGGCATGGAAATATGGGACTGgaaagccaagaaactgGTAGCACAGGTGCAGTGCTATGCTATCGAGAAGATATACTGCGGGAAAAATGGTCAACTTGCTTCAATGGGATACGGAATTGGCAttctcaagatctggaacCTGGACGCACTCCTGAGCTATCCAGAACTTACCATCCAACAATCTACCAGCAGAGTGCGGTCTTTTATCACATCTCCAAGTGGCAAGGTCGCCTTCATCAGTGGCAACGAAGAGGGCGAAATGTTGAGCATCGCAGTCAATGGCAGATTTCACCATCTGCCCAAGACGCTTCAGAATTCGTCCCAGCAGTCATATTGGAGTACTCAGTTACTAGCATTTGGCCACAATGACTACTTTTCTGCCGCCACAGACCACGGTTCCATTCATATTTTTAGATTTGACCACGAGACGGGCCGCTACTATTGCGAATGGCGGATATCGACCTCTGAATTTGTCCATACAACTCAGTTTTGGGGACAAGAGCTGATCATAAGGTCTCAAGGAGGCACCCATCCCTACATCAACTTCTGGGATCTCAAGACAGGCAAGTGCTCGCGGAGGGTATCCTTGCCATGTTCAGAGTTAAGTGAAGTATCAACCATTACATCCGACGGCCGAATCGCTTGCGAGACAGACCGTTCTCATATAGTGATATGGGACATCATGTGCAGAAAGGAAACACAACGTTTTGACCTAAGGGTGGAAAATTTGGATCCTGTATTCATTTCAGCCATTTCCATTGGCTATAGTCTGCTTGCGATCTCTGCATCTGAATGGGATAGAGACCGGGCATTTATAGTCATTGGAAATACTGAAGACGGTACCTGGATTCGGAGGTACTCTGTCTCGGGCTTTGTTACAACTCTGACCTTTTTAACCCCCGAGCTACTGGACACAGAGGTTGGTGTCCTCAAATGCGTCATGGAACGTGGTAGTTCTGAAGACATACCGACAGTGGCGGCAGAGGATCACTGGGACCCGCGTTACTTCAGCCTATCCTACTCAGAATCAGAAGCCTGGCTCATGAAGGGCTCTAGGAAGATATTGTGGATTCCTCGCCAGGATGTCAATCGAGAACTGTTCTCGATTCAAACAGACTTGGAGGCAGGCAAATCAACAGTTACGCTAGTGCATGACGGGTGTTTgtttatattaactattgAGATAGATTCTATATAG
- a CDS encoding related to 6-hydroxy-D-nicotine oxidase, whose translation MHLNTLQCLVIGLVANAAQSLAVPTKREAVNSCLVQAKVPVDTKGTQTWTEDGTAYNLRLQFEPVAIAVPTTVAQISAAVACGSKHGVAVNAKSGGHSYTSLGFGGEDGHLMIELDRLYSVKLAKDGTAKIQPGARLGHVATELWNQGKRALSHGTCPGVGIGGHALHGGYGMVARKYGLTLDLMKGATVVLPTGKVVHCSKTENSDLFWAIRGAGASFGVVAELEFDTFAAPEQITYFDIGGLNWNQQTAPQNLLDFQEFGKTMPAEITMQMAISKNGYSVDGAYVGTEAELKKALQPLLAKFNVQVSATTVDWIQLVTHYAGANVNINPTSASYDAHDNFYASSLQAPELTLAQFKSFVDYISTTGQSSSHSWWLQMDISGGKNSAISKHKSTDTAYVHRDALLLFQFYDSVAQNQKYPSDGFNLIKGLRQSISNTLKAGTWGMYVNYPDSQLKGDRATEMYWGSNLAKLESIKAKYDPKNIFRNPQSIKPKA comes from the exons ATGCATCTCAATACACTTCAGTGTCTGGTCATCGGCCTCGTCGCCAATGCTGCACAATCATTAGCTGTGCCGACGAAACGAGAGGCTGTGAATAGCTGTCTTGTCCAAGCAAAAGTCCCAGTCGACACCAAGGGCACGCAAACATGGACCGAAGACGGCACCGCTTACAATCTTCGCCTTCAATTCGAACCCGTCGCCATCGCAGTCCCCACGACCGTAGCTCAAATCTCCGCCGCTGTCGCATGCGGCTCAAAACACGGCGTCGCAGTTAATGCCAAGAGCGGTGGCCACAGTTACACATCCCTTGGTTTCggcggagaagatggccatcTCATGATTGAACTGGACCGCTTATACAGCGTCAAGCTAGCCAAGGATGGCACTGCAAAGATCCAACCTGGCGCACGACTTGGCCACGTCGCTACTGAGCTCTGGAACCAGGGAAAGCGAGCTCTTTCTCATGGAACTTGTCCTGGTGTTGGTATCGGTGGTCACGCTCTGCACGGCGGCTACGGAATGGTCGCGCGCAAGTACGGACTCACGCTGGACTTGATGAAGGGCGCCACTGTAGTTCTCCCCACCGGAAAAGTGGTCCATTGCTCCAAGACCGAGAACTCGGATCTTTTCTGGGCCATTCGCGGCGCTGGTGCTTCATTTGGTGTCGTCGCTGAGCTCGAGTTCGACACCTTCGCTGCACCTGAGCAAATCACCTATTTCGACATTGGTGGATTGAATTGGAACCAGCAAACTGCTCCTCAGAATCTGCTGGACTTTCAGGAGTTTGGAAAGACCATGCCTGCGGAGATCACTATGCAGATGGCGATCTCTAAGAACGGATACAGTGTTGACGGTGCTTATGTTGGTACAGAggctgagctcaagaaggctctCCAGCCGCTGCTTGCCAAGTTCAACGTGCAAGTCAGCGCGACGACTGTGGACTGGATTCAGCTTGTTACTCACTATGCCGGTGCAaatgtcaacatcaaccctACCAGCGCTTCATACGATGCT CACGACAACTTCTACGCTAGCAGTTTGCAAGCACCCGAGCTCACGCTCGCTCAATTCAAGTCCTTCGTCGACTACATCTCCACCACTGGCCAGAGCAGCAGTCACTCCTGGTGGTTGCAGATGGACATCTCTGGCGGCAAAAACTCCGCCATCTCCAAGCACAAGTCCACCGACACAGCTTACGTTCATCGCGAcgcgcttcttctcttccaattCTACGACAGCGTTGCTCAGAACCAGAAGTATCCCTCTGATGGCTTCAACCTGATCAAGGGTCTGCGACAGAGCATCTCCAATACCCTGAAGGCGGGTACTTGGGGTATGTATGTCAATTACCCTGACTCGCAGCTCAAGGGTGATAGAGCTACCGAGATGTACTGGGGAAGCAACCTCGCCAAGTTGGAGTCTATCAAGGCGAAATACGACCCAAAGAATATCTTCCGCAATCCTCAGTCAATTAAGCCCAAGGCTTGA
- a CDS encoding related to pisatin demethylase, whose protein sequence is MTFSYVSDLSTSSNIGIAAFCFLSSWWLGTSFLAWYRLRHVPGPWFAGLSYIWNGWIAYSGKQHHVFVALDQKYGSLVRIGPQVLLTSDVELVKRMSATKSSYGKSSWVDGVRFNPYHETMFAVRDPRQHDRAKARVAPAYSGRDTPNLEGAVDQQVHNLISLIRRRYLSEPASGVFRTLPLLNVLSYFTLDVISKVALGTEFGCCASDSDPYRFYEGLDEHMPLMALTSDVPWIRAIMYSTTFLKYFGPRETDTQGIGPLMKVTNDNVRQRYSQDQTEKTDMLSSFKVHGLSEGNAQSETLFMFVAGSDTTASAIRVTLFYLMSSPRVYRKLKEEIRSTIREGRASSPITAAQARELPYLQAVIYEGLRMRPVTTGQQAKEVPAGGDTINGHFIPGGTSIAINFSAILGSKALFGPDADVFRPERFIGLSASDLAEMRRNVEMNFGHGRWMCAGKPLAFMELQKVYFEVCCKTEFVPRI, encoded by the exons ATGACCTTCTCTTATGTATCAGATCTCTCAACATCCAGTAACATCGGCATTGCCGCTTTCTGCTTCCTATCGTCCTGGTGGCTCGGCACATCTTTTCTAGCATGGTATCGCCTCCGACACGTCCCAGGTCCCTGGTTCGCAGGACTCAGTTACATATGGAACGGCTGGATAGCCTACAGCGGTAAACAACATCATGTATTCGTAGCTCTCGACCAGAAGTACGGCTCACTTGTTAGAATCGGACCACAGGTCCTGCTCACTTCAGATGTCGAGCTCGTCAAGCGCATGTCGGCGACAAAGAGCTCATACGGCAAATCATCTTGGGTTGATGGTGTGCGCTTCAATCCGTATCACGAGACTATGTTTGCGGTGAGAGATCCGCGTCAGCATGATCGCGCAAAGGCAAGGGTTGCCCCTGCGTATAGTGGTCGTGACACGCCGAATCTCGAGGGCGCTGTCGACCAGCAGGTCCACAACCTCATATCTTTGATTCGTCGCCGTTATCTCTCAGAGCCGGCATCTGGTGTATTCCGTACTCTACCGCTTCTTAACGTTTTGTCATATTTCACCCTCGATGTCATTTCCAAAGTGGCGCTTGGGACGGAGTTTGGTTGCTGCGCTTCTGACTCGGATCCGTATAGGTTTTATGAAGGGTTGGATGAGCATATGCCTTTGATGGCGCTGACGAGCGATGTGCCGTGGATACGAGCCATAATGTACTCGACTACGTTTCTCAAGTACTTTGGGCCACGCGAGACTGATACTCAGGGAATTGGCCCATTGATGAA GGTTACGAATGACAATGTCCGACAACGCTATAGTCAAGACCAAACAGAGAAGACTGATATGCTG AGCTCATTCAAAGTCCACGGTCTGTCTGAAGGCAACGCCCAATCTGAGACACTCTTCATGTTCGTCGCGGGATCCGATACCACGGCCTCGGCTATCCGAGTCACTCTATTCTACCTCATGTCCTCCCCTCGCGTCTACcggaagctcaaggaggagattCGAAGTACCATTCGTGAGGGAAGAGCTTCAAGTCCAATTACAGCTGCTCAGGCACGCGAGTTGCCTTATCTCCAA GCAGTTATATATGAAGGTCTTCGCATGCGACCAGTAACAACAGGGCAGCAAGCCAAGGAGGTACCAGCTGGAGGCGATACCATCAACGGGCACTTCATCCCTGGCGGTACATCCATCGCCATAAACTTCTCGGCTATTCTCGGTTCAAAAGCTCTCTTTGGCCCAGACGCCGATGTCTTCCGACCAGAACGGTTCATCGGTCTCTCAGCCTCCGATCTCGCCGAGATGCGACGTAACGTCGAAATGAACTTTGGCCACGGCCGATGGATGTGTGCTGGAAAACCGTTGGCATTTATGGAGCTGCAAAAGGTGTACTTCGAGGTTTGTTGCAAAACAGAATTTGTCCCTAGGATATAG
- a CDS encoding related to monophenol monooxygenase (tyrosinase), producing the protein MRFLSLTFPALCAAAAVSKCENPIKRVEWRELDDAARQQYTDAVLCLSTKPSRLGLNTTLYDDFPYVHAHLDKQIHAVASFLPWHRYFVHVYEGALKECGYEGVMPYWDWSLDADDTPKSTIWDPKTGFGGNGSLNKTESIYDGRAVRKCLDDGPFKDLLPAYLTTNYDPHCLARGWNDGSENVGKMLSENYNKEAVAKVQEVKDYDHYRQKLEAGPHGAIHSAIGGDMIPNTSPNGKSCILVPSFSKIIANSLWQQEDPKTRAMEFAGYKTQDQFDGTKPPPASLDDMLLMNGLADDLKVKDLMSTQSSLLCYSY; encoded by the exons ATGCGTTTTCTCTCTCTTACCTTTCCCGCTCTTTGCGCGGCGGCTGCGGTTTCCAAGTGCGAGAACCCCATCAAACGTGTTGAATGGCGCGAACTCGATGATGCAGCACGTCAACAGTACACCGACGCTGTTCTATGCCTCTCAACTAAGCCATCTCGTCTCGGTCTCAACACCACTCTGTACGATGACTTTCCCTATGTCCACGCTCATCTGGACAAGCAGA TCCACGCCGTTGCTTCGTTCCTCCCCTGGCACCGATACTTTGTGCACGTATATGAGGGTGCCCTCAAGGAATGCGGCTACGAAGGAGTCATGCC GTACTGGGACTGGTCTCTCGATGCCGATGACACGCCCAAGTCTACCATCTGGGACCCCAAGACCGGCTTTGGCGGTAACGGTAGCCTCAACAAGACCGAATCTATCTATGATGGGCGTGCTGTCAGAAAGTGTCTAGACGACGGACCATTCAAAGACCTCTTGCCTGCATACCTAACCACCAACTACGATCCCCATTGTCTGGCACGAGGATGGAATGATGGAAGTGAAAATGTTGGGAAGATGTTGTCTGAGAACTACAATAAGGAGGCAGTTGCCAAGGTCCAGGAGGTCAAGGATTACGATCACTATCGTCAGAAGTTAGAGGCTGGTCCTCACGGTGCTATCCACAGTGCAATCGGTGGTGATATGATTCCCAACACTTCCCCCAATGGTAAGTCCTGTATCCTCGTTCCATCTTTCTCGAAAATCATTGCTAAT TCTCTCtggcagcaagaagatcctAAGACTCGCGCCATGGAGTTTGCTGGCTATAAGACCCAGGATCAGTTTGATGGAACCAAGCCTCCGCCTGCTTCTCTCGATGATATGCTTCTCATGAATGGCTTGGCGGATGACTTGAAGGTCAAGGATTTGATGAGCACCCAGAGCTCACTTCTCTGTTATTCTTATTAG